The genomic segment TGAGCAGGAAACAGTGGTCGGTATGCAGTGCTCTTGTAATAGCACTTCTCATAATGACATTGCTTACCGGCTGTGGAGCGAAGGGAAGCTTGACCGGTACAGGAACGGCGGCGGAATCCGGAAATGCCGAGAAGGTGATGCGCTGGGAGCGCATGCCGGAGATGGAACTGGATCTCAATAAAACGTATTCCGCCGTTTTTACAACGAATAAAGGGAATTTTACTGTGAAGCTGTATGCGAACGAAGCGCCTATTACGGTAAATAATTTTGTTTTTCTGGCTCGCCACGGCTTTTATGACGGTTTGACGTTTCATCGCATTATTGAGTCGTTTATGATTCAGGGTGGCGATCCGCAAGGCAATGGCGTTGGGACGCCTGGTTATTCGATTCCCGACGAGCTGGATACGGAAATTAAGTATGAGTCTGGTATTGTTGCAATGGCGAATGCTGGAAAGCCGAATACCGGCGGCAGCCAATTTTTCATTTGCACAGGCTCTGGCTCCGAGAATTTGAATCAGAACCCGAACTATTCCATTTTCGGCAAAGTTGTAAGCGGTATGGACACGGTACTTGAAATTGCGAAGACGCCAGTAGACAATAATGAGCCGCTTGAAGAAATTATTATTCAAAATATAATCATTCAGGAAAAATAGCTTTGCCATCGCCGTCCCGTTACTGGGGCGGCGATTTTGCAGTGTAAGAAAGCGAAGCTTGGTTTATTTTTCAAGTCGGGTGGAGATGAGCGGCTGGTTATGGTAAGCTTTTTACAAAGCTATCCTTTACCATCGAAAGCCGTTACTTTAGGGCTTATCTCAACGGAAAGGTACGTTCCGTATGAAACGAAAATTTTCTGACCGTGCGAACTGGCGTCGCATTTTGCGCAAGAGCTACTCTTGCATCACGCTGGACAATGATGAGTTCCGAGGCTTGGTCACCTTTTACCGCATTCACGAATTGCGTGAGCCGCTTTGGAAAGAGTACAACGGACGCCGGCTTTGTCTGGCAGATCGAGGTTATTTGTGGATGCAGCATTTTCCTCGTGGCGAGCATTTCGTCGTGACGACGATGTTTGATGACAAGGGCCGTGTTGTGCAGTGGTACATTGACATTTGCAAGACACAGGGACTGACGGATCAACAGGTTCCCTGGTTTGATGATCTGTTTCTTGATGTGGTCGTACTGCCAAGCGGTGAAGTGTTTCTGCTCGATGAGGATGAGCTTGAGGATGCGCTGCGTCAGGGTGATGTAACAGGCAAGGAGGCTGCTATGGCACGCAAGACAGCCGGCAGGCTGCTGTCTAATATTCGCAATGGGCGTTTCCGTTATTTTACGCTTAGCTTGAAGCATCGCAAAAGCTTGGTGGAGAAGACAGGAGAGTTAAGCGAGTCATGAAGCAAATGCTAAGGACAGGGAGCAGCCGGCGCAAGCGGCGGACGAATAAGCGTCCGGGGCTGCTCCTGTTTCGTATGTTGGCCTGGTGTATCGTTGCAGGGGTGTTCTGGTGTGGTTATGTATTATGGGTTATTAACAGCTATGAAGCACCTAAAGAGCGCGAGAAAGCGGATGTCGGTATCGTGCTCGGCGCTGCGCTTTGGGACAATGTGCCAAGTCCGGCGCTCAAAGAGCGTCTGAACTTGGCCTATAAGCTGTATGAGCAAGGCAAGGTGGACAAGCTCATTATGAGCGGCGGTCTTGATGCAGG from the Paenibacillus sp. BIHB 4019 genome contains:
- a CDS encoding peptidylprolyl isomerase, yielding MSRKQWSVCSALVIALLIMTLLTGCGAKGSLTGTGTAAESGNAEKVMRWERMPEMELDLNKTYSAVFTTNKGNFTVKLYANEAPITVNNFVFLARHGFYDGLTFHRIIESFMIQGGDPQGNGVGTPGYSIPDELDTEIKYESGIVAMANAGKPNTGGSQFFICTGSGSENLNQNPNYSIFGKVVSGMDTVLEIAKTPVDNNEPLEEIIIQNIIIQEK
- a CDS encoding DUF402 domain-containing protein; translation: MKRKFSDRANWRRILRKSYSCITLDNDEFRGLVTFYRIHELREPLWKEYNGRRLCLADRGYLWMQHFPRGEHFVVTTMFDDKGRVVQWYIDICKTQGLTDQQVPWFDDLFLDVVVLPSGEVFLLDEDELEDALRQGDVTGKEAAMARKTAGRLLSNIRNGRFRYFTLSLKHRKSLVEKTGELSES